The Deltaproteobacteria bacterium sequence GATTTTAACCAATTGTTATAAGATTCAACTTTATCGCCTGGCATGATATTTATGGCGTTAACCACCCATTCCCCATCTTCTTTAATTAACTTAATCGCAAAATTCTTTATTTTTGTTCCCCAAACCTTTTCGCTTTGCATTGGATCTTCTGCATGGTATATAAGGCAGGCCGTATCGCCGACTACGCTAGCCGATTTAAAAATAAATTCTCCGTACTTTGTGGTATCAAATCGACTTATAACAGAATTGTTGAATTTCTTGCCCCCTTCGGGGTCATTTAGGTCCCCCTCAAAAGATTGGATAATCTCAGACTTTTCACTTTCATCTTGAATCTGTACTGAGCAGGAAATGATGAGAAAAATCAAAATACCAATTGATTTAAATAGTTTACCTTTCATAAATTACCTTTTGCAGCCCAACGACCCAGCTTAGGGGCGGGAAGGCCGGTCGAAAACCGGCCTTAACCGTCCCTCTTGAGTAGCTTGGATAGGCTTATTTTTTTACCATACGTTCTTCCGTTGGCCAGATATTGTACCACTTGCCTTTTAATCTGCTAATAAAATATATTTGTACTGTCTCTTTGCCGTTTTCTTTAACTGCTTCTATTGTGAGAACTTTTTCTACATTAACAGGAAATACTTGCAGCATAGGACCCATCTTAAAAGCTGGTATAGATGGATCATAGTATTTGTTGCTTGATATATCTTTGAGTTTAACATTCTTTACTTCCCTGATTGTATCTTCAATACTTCGTTTGATACTCTTGGAAAAATCTTTTTTATTCTTTTGCTCAAGACCTTTAATCGATGCTGGATGAAGTAGTGCTTTATATCCGTTAAAGTCATTATTGTTAATGGCTTTAACGAGTGCATTGCCCAAAGATTCTGGCGTAGATTGATCATAAGTTTCTGTATGCACCTGTGTAAGTTCGGGTGCGGAGCTTGGTTTAGAGGGTTTTTCCTGTAACTGAGAATTATTTTGCTCAGTTACAGGTGTAGCTTTTTTAATTTCTTTATTTTGTAAATGTACTTTAGATGCATTCGGGTTTACAGGAATCAATCCCATGTATACCGCAACATCGAAGATAGCTAATGAAACTATTAAAACTACCAACAACTGCTCAAATTTTGAAAAATCTTTTAGCATTTAATGTCCTTGATTTTTGAGGAAAATATATTTTTAAAGAGTTTTTAAATATAACTCTATTCACACTGATGAATATTTAGCATAGGTGTAAATAGATTGCAACTTGTCATTTGTAATCTGTAATATTCTGGGACGGTAGATTTTGTTTATTTCAGGAAGAAAGTCGCGGAACGAGAGCAACTTAATATGATTTTTATAAATTATGATCTATTGTTGAAACGATATAATAATAATTTTCAGTCATCGTTTGCCATATATCGTTATGTTTTTGATAATAACTACATCCTGCCGTGCGTCGCTCTACTATTTGAAAAGCTGAACTATACCATTGAGAATCAGTGGTCACAATAACCTCTTTATCTATTTCTGGGAATTGATATGCTGTGATATCCACGATAATATCTTCTTTTTGTAACCATGCATGTGTTTCCAAATTGCCTTTTTCTCCTCTATTACCTTTAACGAAGTCAAAGGAGCCTAATCCTTTTTCTAGAAAATAAGTTCCGAGAAGGTCAGTTGCATCACAACAACTACCAACTGGGAAATCCCTAAAAGAGCAAAGCCTATCATTGGGGTCAAATTTTAGAATCGCATTATGGAATTTAGTAGCGAGCAATCGAATTTGCTCTAGATATGAATCAGTCAATTATAGCCTCACATATAATAATCAATTCCCAATAGTAACATATAAGGTTTTTATTAAACTTTCAATTATTGCTTTCAGGAAGAAATACACAGCAAGTGCAGGAATGCTATTCTTTTTCTGTTTTCGGGGAGAGGGAATCAAAAAGACCCGGCTGGTTCTTTTTCTCCTGCCGGGCCTTTTTGTATATTTCATATACCCAGCGATCACTAACACCCAAAACGAGGGCTATCTCTTTGCGATTGGAGCCGGTGAAGTATTTGGAGACAAACCTTTCCTTGATCTCCCCCATTCCCTTGATCGGACGGACATAGATCCCCATGCTCGGCATTTTATCCGCCAGCCGGATAGCCACATCAAGGCCGCACTGTTCGGCAACAAGGCGAAGATCTTCATTGAGGTCCTCTGGCTTGACCATGTTAATAAACGCTTCTTTTAATTCGTCTACTTTCATCAGCATAACCTCAACTGTTTACAACTCCAGTTCCATTTGCTTGCTCTCAAGTCTTAATCTCTGCTTTCGGTTCTTCTTCCTCATCTTCGCATCATGCCCGTTATGGCATTTTTGACAGAGTGCAGCCAGATTGAGAAGGCTGGCAGCCTCCGGCCTGTGGTCATAAACATGAGCTGTTGTCAAAACAACTTTACTTCCCGTTACCGGATGAGGCTTGCCGTTCTCAACGCCACACCATTCGCACCTGTTATTAGCCCGGCAAAATCGGACAAAACGGCTTCTCAACTTCCAGTCTTTAGGATATCGGTCCTTGTTTTCAGGTCTGATAGGCATATCACTCCCTGTCCTCTGTGATCTCTGTGGTTAAATCTTGGAAGAAGTACATCCCTACAGATGCATCAAAAACATGGCCAGGAAAAAAAAGGCCAGCCAGATTGCACCCCTAACAAAAAATGCGATAAATTCATTTCGCGCCGTTATCAGCTTATCTTCTTCAAAACTCATTTAATCCTCCTTTATTCTATGTTTAATTTCTCCGCGCTCTCTGCGGCTTTGCGCGATAACTCAACAAGCCTTTTTTTAACGACCTTCCCAATAGCTATATTCAAAAACTGGTAACGATCCACCCCGAAGCCCTTACAGAATTTATTAAGCGATCCTTCCCACTCATCACCCCAGCGCGTCATTGCCAGATCCTTGATCTCATACTTAAGCCCCGCGATCCCCGGCGCGTATTTCCTCGGCCTTGTCTGTTTCCCCCCGGTGATATGGTCAATGACCTTCACGATCTCCTGGAGAGAAGATTTTGAAAGCCTCTTACTGTTGACCTGCTGCGCGATATTCTCTCGCAGATCCTTCTGATTGATCCCCTGCTGAGCCGCTTTTTTAAAGAGCGCTGCCAGGAGTTTTGCGCGGGGTGATTTGTTCTTTTGAGTTTTCATGATTTCACCGCAGAAAACATATAGGACGTAGAGGACACAGAGGACGTAGAGATTTTAATTCCGGGGCATTCAACACTATTCATTATCGTATCTCCTCTCCGCGCCCTCTGCAGTTAATTCCTTCTCCAATTCACAAAGCTGATGCGTCAATCCCATACCAAGATTTTGAAGCAACTCGATACGCCGCCTGCTCTTTTCGATCTCTTTATTTACACACTTGATCTCATTCATGATCTGCTTTTTTTCCTTTATCTTGTCCATCCTGTTCATCCCTGTTAATTAGCCTCATCAGTACCGGCCTTACCGGCAGACGCCCCGTGTTGGGACGTTTCGGCCTTTATTTTTTCTTTTCCAGCTCTTTCCGTGGTTAAAAAAGTTTAAATCAAGCCGCCACATCAAGACTGATATGCTCATATTTGCCGTCAGCCCGCCTCTTATAAATACGGACATAGGTTTTCGAGCCATCAACTCTCAGAGATTCACGTATGATTCCCATTGCTTTCTGCCATTTTTCATGAGTAATATTGTATCTACTCAAACCCAGGACACGAGTCGTACTCAATCGCCCCTCACTATCTGTCTGAAAGACATCCTGAACGATAAGTTTAAGTTCATCACAGCTTCCTTCTGTCCATTCCATAAAACACTCATCAAGTAGAGTTTTTGCTACCTGTAGCTGTTCATCAAAGCTCATGTGCTCTGCAACGGCTCTCTGAATTTTGTATTCTCCGTCATAGGTCCTGAGAGTAACGTTCCCCTTATCCCCACCCATTTTTACACCATGGTTTTCAGCAGACATTTCGATAAAAGCAGCCATCTCTCCTAAAACCAGCTGTCTAAATGCAGTAATAGCTCCCTCTAAATCAAGAGCCTTACCGACAAGCTCACGTACTAATTCATCCCGTGCCTTGTCAATAGGTTTTACTTTCGAAATAGGGATCATACGATCCATACTGTCTTGCATGTACCCTTCCGGCACCACAACTTCTGTCCTTTCTTTCTCCATTACTAAAATCTCCTCCCTTGTACGGGCAACCCCCTGTGGTTGCCCTTTTTCTCTATCATCAAAACCAGGGCAGGCACAGGGGCCTGCCCCTACAGATGCAAAAAAACAATTAAAACCTCCTCCCTTTAAAAATCAAACTAATGTAAAACACGGCGACCTCCGTAATTAATAAGCGGCTCTATGGCCTTGTTATTATCGATAAACCCGATGATCTTGTCGTATCGTGCCGGATCATTGAGGTATTGAATAAATGGCACATGCAGCCGGATCAATACCTTTTTCAGCCTGAATCTTGCCCCCAGGCGATTAAGCTCTCTATCAGACATTATTTCCATATTTCCCTCCTTGTACGGGCAACCCCCTGTGGTTGCCCTTCTTTAAAATCATTTAAATTCACAAACCTTACAGGCCTTAAACAGCCTCACCCTCAGCGGTGATGACG is a genomic window containing:
- a CDS encoding DUF3164 family protein, with amino-acid sequence MEKERTEVVVPEGYMQDSMDRMIPISKVKPIDKARDELVRELVGKALDLEGAITAFRQLVLGEMAAFIEMSAENHGVKMGGDKGNVTLRTYDGEYKIQRAVAEHMSFDEQLQVAKTLLDECFMEWTEGSCDELKLIVQDVFQTDSEGRLSTTRVLGLSRYNITHEKWQKAMGIIRESLRVDGSKTYVRIYKRRADGKYEHISLDVAA